In a genomic window of Quercus lobata isolate SW786 chromosome 4, ValleyOak3.0 Primary Assembly, whole genome shotgun sequence:
- the LOC115985286 gene encoding uncharacterized protein LOC115985286, which produces MAGDPLKRNQNLYCAYHQEPGHTTDDCRNLKNYLDRLVREGKLRHLLHRSEGWQEPSNNETRQSTLRPPIGTINVILAAPGRTDSVPFRVMSVSSFPTKLDDRESKRARMSATPLIGFMEEDKQGTIQLHDDALVVTLRIGGYDVKRVLVDQGSAVEIMYPDLYKGLNLKQEDLLPYDSPLVSFEGKVVIPRGMIRLSVQTDSEVVEVNFIVVDAYSPYTAIVAWPWLHTLGAVSSTLHQKVKYPSGGQIKEIIGN; this is translated from the coding sequence atggctggCGACCCTTTGAAGCGTAATCAGAACCTGTATTGCGCATACCATCAGGAGCCCGGTCACACTACTGATGATTGCAGGAACCTAAAGAACTATTTAGATCGGCtcgtccgagaagggaagctgAGGCATCTGCTGCATCGCTCCGAAGGATGGCAAGAACCATCGAACAATGAAACCAGACAAAGTACGTtgaggccacccattggcacaattaatgtcattctCGCCGCTCCTGGAAGGACAGACTCTGTCCCCTTCAGGGTAATGTCAGTGAGCAGCTTTCCGACTAAGCTAGATGACAGGGAATCCAAGAGGGCTAGAATGAGCGCCACGCCATTAATCGGGTTCATGGAAGAAGACAAACAAGGAACTATCCAACTCCACGATGATGCCTTAGTCGTGACGCTCAGGATAGGAGGTTATGACGTCAAGAGGGTGTTGGTTGATCAAGGCAGCGCAgtggagataatgtaccctgatttgtATAAGGGATTGAACTTGAAGCAGGAAGACCTGTTGCCATACGATTCCCCCCTAGTTAGCTTTGAAGGAAAGGTTGTCATCCCGAGAGGCATGATAAGGTTGTCTGTGCAAACAGACTCAGAGGTGGTAGAAGTGAACTTCATTGTAGTAGATGCATACTCCCCTTACACAGCCATCGTGGCCTGGCCATGGCTTCATACACTAGGGGCTGTGTCGTCAACTttgcaccaaaaggtgaaatatccGTCAGGAGGTCAGATCAAAGAGATAATAGGGAACTAG
- the LOC115985287 gene encoding uncharacterized protein LOC115985287, with translation MEVNCEELEKVLVGSDPERFFQIGSELMPQEKSALTAFLRQNLDVFAWDPYEALGVDPDFICHRLNVNPTITPKRQAPRRPSKEHTDAVIEEVTRLKKAGAIKEVFYPKWLANTVVMGKNIEVYIDDMVVKSKLALNHIDDLDNVFQILRKGIKANPDQIRAIHNLQPPRNPKEVQKLTGMIAALNRFILRSADRCKPFFLLLHKWKGFEWNEDCAVAFQQLKEYLARPPIMSSLNADEVLFAYIAVALHAVSLVLIREDNGTQRPVYYVSKSLQEAETRYLPLEKAILAIVQATRKLPHYFQAHTVVVLTQLPIKSVLRSADYTSRIAKWGTILGAFDIRYMPRTAVKGQVIADLIAEFAEPMLEEQNVVGPLGADEKMISTVSQHENTWWKAHIDGVANQRGSGLGLVLLSPEGITIEKSLRLGFSTTNNEVEYEALLEGMGMIRKLGGKSVDMFSDSRLIVGQINRDMEAKDERMQEYLVRVKHLQTQFHHFRLTHVPRSGNTHADSLATLATSSAQPLPRVILVEEVLRPSTERANGIGIHNIRAGQSWMDPIVLYLKHDTLPDDKVEVGKIRRKATRFWLSEDSNLYRRSFSGPYLLCVHPEAAELILEELHEGICGSHMGGRSLSHRALTLGYWWPSMHKEALDYVKKCDQCQRFAPSIHQPGGELNPMSSPWPFAQWGLDILGPFPKATGNRKFLLVGTDYFTKWFDSKAFRRYCSKLGIVNRYSTPAYPQSNGQAEAVNKTIMNGLKKRLDDAKGRWVEELAHILWTYRTTPCRSTGETPFSMTYRAEAVIPLEVNFPTQRTTTFCPATNDKLLEKSSDLIDERREGAMVHLANYQQKLKQGYDAKVKSRPLAPGDLVLRKVLGTARNPAWGKLGPNWEGPYRITSVAGVGAYFLEDLDERVVPHPWNLVKK, from the exons ATGGAGGTGAACTGTGAGGAGTTGGAGAAAGTACTTGTCGGATCTGACCCTGAGAGGTTTTTTCAAATTGGCTCGGAATTGATGCCCCAAGAGAAGTCGGCGCTGACTGCCTTCCTCCGACAGAATTTAGACGTGTTTGCTTGGGACCCCTATGAGGCCCTCGGGGTCGACCCAGATTTCATCTGCCACCGCCTTAACGTGAACCCGACCATAACACCTAAAAGGCAAGCCCCTCGACGACCGTCGAAAGAACATACTGACGCCGTGATAGAAGAGGTcacaagattgaagaaagcaggggctatcaaagaggttttCTATCCCAAGTGGTTGGCTAACACGGTAGTG ATGGGTAAAAACATTGAAGTgtacatagacgacatggtggttaaAAGTAAGTTGGCTCTCAACCATATTGACGACCTTGACAACGTTTTTCAAATACTAAGAAA AGGCATTAAggctaaccccgaccaaataAGAGCCATCCATAActtgcagcctcctcggaaccCTAAAGAAGTCCAGAAGCTTACTGGTATGATAGCAGCTTTAAATCGTTTTATCTTGCGCTCAGCAGATAGATGCAAGCCATTCTTTCTCCTATTacacaagtggaaaggatttgagtggaaTGAAGACTGCGCTGTAGCTTTCCAACAATTAAAGGAGTACCTCGCCCGACCACCAATTATGTCCAGTCTAAATGCCGAcgaggttttgtttgcctacatTGCGGTAGCCTTGCATGCGGTGAGCTTGGTGCTAATCCGAGAAGACAACGGCACACAGCGACCAGTCTATTATGTTAGTAAATCACTGCAGGAGGCAGAAACACGTTATCTTCCCCTCGAGAAAGCTATCTTGGCTATCGTGCAGGCCACGCGAAAGCTTCCACACTACTTTCAAGCGCACACTGTGGTGGTGCTGACACAACTCCCCATAAAGTCTGTCCTACGCAGTGCCGATTACACAAGCAGAATTGCAAAGTGGGGAACGATCTTGGGCGCTTTCGATATTAGGTACATGCCTCGTACTGCTGTAAAGGGCCAGGTCATTGCCGACCTAATAGCAGAGTTTGCGGAGCCCATGCTAGAGGAACAAAACGTGGTGGGACCTCTAGGGGCTGATGAGAAGATGATTAGCACGGTCTCCCAGCATGAAAACACCTGGTGGAAAGCACACATCGATGGCGTAGCgaaccaaaggggctcagggTTAGGACTTGTCCTGCTCTCACCTGAAGGGATAACCATAGAGAAGTCATTGAGACTCGGGTTTTCAACCACGAATAACGAAGTCGAATATGAGGCGCTATTGGAAGGAATGGGAATGATCCGGAAGTTGGGGGGAAAATCCGTAGACATGTTCTCGGATTCAAGACTTATTGTGGGGCAGATAAATAGGGATATGGAAGCAAAGgacgaaagaatgcaagagtatctagtTCGGGTTAAGCACCTGCagacccaatttcatcacttcCGCCTGACGCACGTACCCAGAAGTGGGAACACTCATGCTGATTCTCTCGCGACGttggctacctcctcggctcaaCCCCTACCTCGAGTCATTCTGGTAGAAGAGGTCCTCCGTCCATCAACAGAAAGGGCCAATGGGATTGGAATACATAACATCAGGGCAGGACagagctggatggaccctatcgTTCTGTACTTAAAGCATGACACCTTGCCAGACGATAAGGTTGAGGTTGGCAAAATCAGGAGAAAGGCTACTCGATTCTGGTTATCGGAGGACTCCAATCTTTACAGACGCTCGTTTTCAGGGCCGTATTTGCTATGTGTGCACCCAGAGGCGGCAGAACTCATCCtggaggagttacatgaaggaatttgcggaAGTCACATGGGGGGTAGGTCTTTGTCTCACAGAGCCTTAACGctaggttattggtggccgagcatgcataaGGAAGCCCTGgattatgtgaagaagtgcgaccaatgccagagattcgctCCGAGCATACACCAGCCTGGTGGAGAGCTAAACCCAATGTCCAGTCcctggccatttgcacaatggggcctAGATATACTTGGTCCATTCCCTAAGGCAACAGGGAATAGAAAATTTCTTCTCGTCGGCaccgactacttcaccaaatgg tttgatagcaaagccttcAGAAGGTACTGCAGCAAGCTGGGAATTGTTAACCGGTATTCCACGCCAGCTTACCCCCAGAGTAATGGCCAAGCAGAAGCCGTCAACAAGACCATAATGAACGGACTGAAAAAGAGACTAGATGACGCAaaaggaagatgggtagaagagttaGCCCATATCTTATGGACATACCGCACCACGCCTTGTAGGTCCACAGGggaaacccctttttcaatgacctatAGGGCCGAGGCTGTCATTCCACTGGAGGTGAACTTCCCAACCCAGAGGACCACCACCTTTTGTCCCGCTACCAATGACAAACTTCTAGAAAAGAGCTCAGACCTCATTGACGAAAGAAGGGAAGGCGCGATGGTCCACCTAGCAAACTATCAGcagaagctcaagcaaggttacgaCGCCAAGGTGAAGTCCAGGCCATTGGCGCCTGGAGATCTAGTACTGAGGAAAGTCTTGGGCACTGCGAGGAACCCCGCATGGGGAAAGCTCGGACCAAACTGGGAGGGACCGTACCGTATCACTTCCGTAGCTGGCGTAGGAGCCTACTTTTTAGAAGACTTGGATGAACGTGTAGTTCcacacccttggaat